The Rana temporaria chromosome 4, aRanTem1.1, whole genome shotgun sequence genome contains a region encoding:
- the CGREF1 gene encoding cell growth regulator with EF hand domain protein 1 isoform X2 has translation MMALLLILLAPLLFSSSLAAPRSGDRLEAQENVLNPFTLGNEQLSLLQGYLRDEDPMEESTSDMKRETVILHLFVLHDFDKSGLLDGLELMRLLRRILAKSLQKEPSEDLVISLVDDILVKQDLNQDGLLSTQELVTPPVFKAEDSPPLNVALPIPPGAHPPAQENEAEIQTNTTNASEPADQEAESKDNMKEQTHDPAPSQEEAEATQEKPAVIDHEAASVERTDESEELEEPTEDNGQKQFIQGETVSEDEM, from the exons ATGATGGCTCTCCTCCTGATCCTGCTGGCTCCTCTGCTCTTCAGTAGCAGCCTGGCAGCACCTCGCTCTGGGGACAG GTTGGAAGCGCAAGAAAATGTCCTCAACCCGTTCACACTAGGCAACGAACAGCTCAG TCTTCTACAGGGATATCTGCGAGATGAGGACCCGATGGAAGAAAGCACTTCCGACATGAAGAGAGAAACTG TCATCTTACACCTCTTTGTCCTTCATGACTTCGATAAGAGTGGACTTCTGGATGGCCTGGAGCTCATGCGTCTTCTGCGCAGAATCTTGGCTAAAAGTCTTCAGAAGGAACCCTCAGAAGATCTG GTCATTTCTCTGGTAGATGACATTTTGGTGAAACAAGACCTCAACCAGGATGGTCTACTCAGCACCCAGGAACTTGTCACACCGCCAGTTTTTAAAGCCGAGGACTCACCACCTCTTAATGTGGCCCTTCCCATCCCTCCAGGGGCCCATCCTCCAGCCCAGGAAAATGAAGCTGAAATACAGACGAACACCACAAATGCCTCAGAACCTGCTGATCAGGAAGCAGAATCTAAGGACAATATGAAAGAGCAGACCCATGATCCTGCTCCATCCCAAGAAGAAGCAGAGGCCACCCAGGAGAAGCCAGCTGTGATCGATCATGAAGCTGCATCAGTAGAGCGAACCGATGAGAGTGAAGAATTGGAGGAGCCAACGGAAGACAATGGACAGAAGCAATTCATACAGGGTGAGACTGTATCTGAGGATGAGATGTAA
- the CGREF1 gene encoding cell growth regulator with EF hand domain protein 1 isoform X1, translating to MSSTRAVLEAQENVLNPFTLGNEQLSLLQGYLRDEDPMEESTSDMKRETVILHLFVLHDFDKSGLLDGLELMRLLRRILAKSLQKEPSEDLVISLVDDILVKQDLNQDGLLSTQELVTPPVFKAEDSPPLNVALPIPPGAHPPAQENEAEIQTNTTNASEPADQEAESKDNMKEQTHDPAPSQEEAEATQEKPAVIDHEAASVERTDESEELEEPTEDNGQKQFIQGETVSEDEM from the exons ATGAGTTCCACAAGAGCTGT GTTGGAAGCGCAAGAAAATGTCCTCAACCCGTTCACACTAGGCAACGAACAGCTCAG TCTTCTACAGGGATATCTGCGAGATGAGGACCCGATGGAAGAAAGCACTTCCGACATGAAGAGAGAAACTG TCATCTTACACCTCTTTGTCCTTCATGACTTCGATAAGAGTGGACTTCTGGATGGCCTGGAGCTCATGCGTCTTCTGCGCAGAATCTTGGCTAAAAGTCTTCAGAAGGAACCCTCAGAAGATCTG GTCATTTCTCTGGTAGATGACATTTTGGTGAAACAAGACCTCAACCAGGATGGTCTACTCAGCACCCAGGAACTTGTCACACCGCCAGTTTTTAAAGCCGAGGACTCACCACCTCTTAATGTGGCCCTTCCCATCCCTCCAGGGGCCCATCCTCCAGCCCAGGAAAATGAAGCTGAAATACAGACGAACACCACAAATGCCTCAGAACCTGCTGATCAGGAAGCAGAATCTAAGGACAATATGAAAGAGCAGACCCATGATCCTGCTCCATCCCAAGAAGAAGCAGAGGCCACCCAGGAGAAGCCAGCTGTGATCGATCATGAAGCTGCATCAGTAGAGCGAACCGATGAGAGTGAAGAATTGGAGGAGCCAACGGAAGACAATGGACAGAAGCAATTCATACAGGGTGAGACTGTATCTGAGGATGAGATGTAA